From Amphiura filiformis unplaced genomic scaffold, Afil_fr2py scaffold_34, whole genome shotgun sequence, the proteins below share one genomic window:
- the LOC140143955 gene encoding transmembrane emp24 domain-containing protein 3-like: MMDCSKYMLYTFVMTALYLQITAAARAEKRKEAGLAAQPLKVGDEASLHDLKMSQYMEPRQGSTFIFEIKERDRQCFHEDFHVSHSFILEYKVLAGGSLDIDVFVIGPGGEDIYTGRRKKQDAIVFPTTPARNFSFCFSNRFSTMSKKKVYFSLQAKSQATLSAKLGIRKPTVLTALEATQEEIYEYLLEVIESQKEYRLSEAVDSNYARNLNEKVGWLATMCTIAMVLTGIGQTVVLKYFFTQYGSSPRKI; encoded by the coding sequence ATGATGGACTGTTCGAAATATATGCTTTACACTTTTGTTATGACAGCATTGTATCTGCAAATTACAGCTGCTGCTAGAGCTGAGAAGCGAAAGGAAGCTGGGCTTGCAGCACAACCATTAAAAGTCGGCGACGAAGCGTCATTACATGATCTAAAGATGTCGCAATATATGGAGCCAAGACAAGGAAGTACTTTTATTTTTGAGATCAAGGAAAGGGATCGACAATGCTTTCATGAGGACTTCCACGTGTCTCACAGTTTCATCTTAGAATACAAAGTCCTCGCTGGCGGTTCCCTCGATATTGACGTATTTGTAATTGGACCCGGAGGTGAAGATATCTACACCGGTAGACGTAAAAAACAAGATGCAATTGTCTTCCCGACGACGCCTGCTCGAAATTTCAGCTTCTGTTTTAGCAACAGATTTTCTACAATGTCCAAGAAGAAAGTATATTTCTCGCTCCAAGCCAAATCTCAAGCAACGTTATCAGCTAAACTTGGCATCAGGAAACCTACGGTACTGACAGCTTTAGAAGCCACGCAGGAAGAAATTTACGAATATCTTTTGGAGGTTATAGAAAGTCAGAAGGAATATCGATTGAGTGAAGCTGTGGACAGTAATTATGCCCGAAATCTCAACGAGAAAGTGGGATGGTTAGCCACCATGTGTACTATAGCTATGGTTTTGACTGGAATAGGACAAACTGTAGTTTTGAAATACTTCTTTACTCAGTATGGGAGTAGTCCTCGAAAGATATGA
- the LOC140143972 gene encoding uncharacterized protein isoform X2, which translates to MDRRKRFLASGDAQTSIANNFRIGKSTLHYILQETCEALWIVLKDEVLKFPACIEEWKEIAEGFKTRWNFPNCLGAIDGKHVNMQAPPMAGSKWFNYKNFHSMVLMAVCDSNYCFTFVDIGAPGRQSDGRVFAASALGRKGDKI; encoded by the exons ATGGACAGACGTAAAAG ATTCCTTGCATCTGGAGATGCTCAAACATCAATAGCAAACAACTTCAGAATTGGGAAATCAACTTTGCACTATATTCTTCAAGAGACATGTGAAGCATTGTGGATAGTGCTGAAGGATGAGGTTTTGAAATTTCCAGCCTGTATAGag GAATGGAAAGAAATTGCTGAAGGATTTAAAACCAGATGGAACTTCCCAAATTGCCTGGGGGCAATAGATGGGAAACATGTCAACATGCAAGCTCCACCCATGGCAGGATCCAAGTGGTTCAACTACAAAAATTTCCACTCAATGGTACTTATGGCTGTGTGTGATAGCAATTATTGCTTCACATTTGTTG ATATAGGTGCACCTGGACGCCAGAGTGATGGGCGGGTGTTTGCGGCTAGTGCTCTGGGAAGGAAG GGGGACAAGATATGA
- the LOC140143972 gene encoding uncharacterized protein isoform X1, whose protein sequence is MYIFDVIRFLFVGFFFRFLASGDAQTSIANNFRIGKSTLHYILQETCEALWIVLKDEVLKFPACIEEWKEIAEGFKTRWNFPNCLGAIDGKHVNMQAPPMAGSKWFNYKNFHSMVLMAVCDSNYCFTFVDIGAPGRQSDGRVFAASALGRKGDKI, encoded by the exons ATGTATATTTTTGATGTTATTAGATTTCTGTTTGTGGGATTTTTTTTCAGATTCCTTGCATCTGGAGATGCTCAAACATCAATAGCAAACAACTTCAGAATTGGGAAATCAACTTTGCACTATATTCTTCAAGAGACATGTGAAGCATTGTGGATAGTGCTGAAGGATGAGGTTTTGAAATTTCCAGCCTGTATAGag GAATGGAAAGAAATTGCTGAAGGATTTAAAACCAGATGGAACTTCCCAAATTGCCTGGGGGCAATAGATGGGAAACATGTCAACATGCAAGCTCCACCCATGGCAGGATCCAAGTGGTTCAACTACAAAAATTTCCACTCAATGGTACTTATGGCTGTGTGTGATAGCAATTATTGCTTCACATTTGTTG ATATAGGTGCACCTGGACGCCAGAGTGATGGGCGGGTGTTTGCGGCTAGTGCTCTGGGAAGGAAG GGGGACAAGATATGA